In a single window of the Anaerocolumna cellulosilytica genome:
- a CDS encoding AI-2E family transporter: MGITADNKPHKMTKDQQEQHEKNDFQSENMYETNRPYKKPIFANKNYLSISLYALMVIIIGAFVIYLFFNMKQTKEVIANFLNTLSPFLLAFFIAFMINPLVIKLRNFFQNVVKIKSRALRVFLSIFISYLLVIGGLTITMLYVTPQLIQSITDLLANQNKMYDEIYGFFTSLYEKYPDLNLETVVEYVENMIPDLIGQGTQLLSSMIPKLYLFSVSIIKMFVNILLAIVISCYMILDRKNLKFNAKRLIYSIMSVDRANGFIETGKECASIFNKFIVGKFIDSLIIGILCFILMSILRLPYSILLSVIVGITNMIPYFGPFIGAVPGIVIFLLINPIQSLIFAGMILILQQFDGLYLGPKILGESTGLKPLWIIFAITIGGAYAGALGMFLGVPLIAVITYLLDKFIKKRLTQKNIVLEKNLDSL, encoded by the coding sequence ATGGGAATTACAGCAGATAATAAACCTCATAAGATGACAAAAGACCAACAGGAACAGCATGAAAAGAATGACTTCCAGTCAGAAAATATGTATGAAACCAATAGACCCTATAAAAAACCGATATTTGCAAATAAGAACTATTTATCTATAAGCCTATACGCACTTATGGTTATAATCATTGGTGCATTTGTTATCTATCTGTTCTTTAATATGAAACAGACAAAGGAAGTAATTGCTAATTTTTTAAATACCTTATCACCGTTTTTACTGGCTTTTTTTATTGCCTTTATGATTAATCCTTTGGTGATAAAGCTACGCAACTTTTTCCAGAATGTTGTAAAAATCAAGTCTAGGGCATTACGGGTATTTTTATCTATTTTTATTTCTTATTTGCTTGTTATTGGAGGATTGACAATTACGATGCTGTATGTAACACCTCAATTAATACAAAGCATTACGGATTTGTTAGCCAATCAGAATAAAATGTATGATGAGATATATGGTTTCTTTACTAGCTTATATGAGAAGTACCCGGACTTGAATTTAGAAACGGTAGTTGAGTATGTTGAAAATATGATACCGGACTTGATTGGACAGGGTACGCAGTTATTAAGTAGTATGATACCAAAGCTATATCTGTTTTCTGTATCCATTATTAAGATGTTTGTAAATATATTATTAGCAATTGTTATTTCTTGTTATATGATATTAGATAGGAAGAATCTGAAATTTAATGCAAAAAGACTAATTTATTCTATTATGTCGGTAGACAGAGCAAATGGCTTCATTGAAACAGGCAAAGAATGTGCAAGCATTTTTAATAAATTTATTGTAGGAAAATTCATTGATTCTCTAATTATTGGTATCCTATGCTTTATCTTAATGTCTATATTACGTTTGCCATATTCCATCTTATTAAGTGTAATTGTGGGTATAACCAATATGATACCTTATTTTGGGCCTTTTATAGGTGCAGTTCCAGGTATTGTTATCTTCCTGCTAATCAACCCCATTCAAAGCTTAATTTTTGCGGGAATGATATTAATTTTGCAGCAATTCGACGGTCTATATTTAGGTCCTAAAATACTTGGTGAATCGACTGGGTTAAAACCACTGTGGATAATATTTGCCATAACCATAGGTGGCGCTTATGCAGGAGCATTAGGAATGTTTTTAGGTGTTCCGCTTATTGCTGTTATTACGTATCTATTAGATAAGTTTATAAAAAAAAGATTGACGCAAAAAAATATTGTGTTAGAAAAAAATCTTGATTCACTCTAA
- the pssD gene encoding PssD/Cps14F family polysaccharide biosynthesis glycosyltransferase, translating into MAKKHNRTPKLCFVSSSGGHWEQLQKLKPLADKYIGFFVTEKTQFPAPMGRYFMRQTDLKDKRMLPKMIWNSAYAIFIWLKERPDFVITTGTMVAYPFYLLTVLFRKKFIFIETFGRANMPTVAGKRMEKHSELFIVQWETQKKYYKNAVYGGCLY; encoded by the coding sequence ATGGCTAAAAAGCATAATCGCACCCCAAAGCTTTGTTTTGTATCCTCCTCTGGAGGACATTGGGAGCAATTACAAAAGTTAAAGCCTTTAGCAGATAAATACATAGGATTTTTTGTTACGGAAAAGACCCAGTTTCCCGCCCCCATGGGAAGATATTTTATGAGACAGACAGATTTAAAGGACAAAAGAATGCTCCCTAAAATGATATGGAATTCAGCATATGCGATATTTATCTGGTTAAAAGAACGCCCGGATTTTGTAATTACAACAGGCACTATGGTTGCGTATCCGTTTTACCTGTTGACGGTTCTTTTTCGTAAAAAATTTATATTTATTGAGACCTTTGGTCGTGCCAATATGCCCACAGTTGCTGGAAAACGAATGGAGAAACATTCAGAACTTTTTATAGTTCAGTGGGAAACCCAGAAAAAATATTATAAAAATGCAGTATATGGAGGATGTTTGTATTGA
- a CDS encoding glycosyltransferase: MFVLIFVTVGSRNYPFDRLFKKLDELYEDGTITDSMFAQVGASSYRPKHFEYEDFIAPEEFTERVEAADIVVSHGASGSIMKALNAGKKVIAVTRLEKYGEHINDHQIQNNEAFGSNRFVIPVYEMEELKSAFEKIYSGYDGLLPWRNKDSMAIVKMIDTFITNNW, encoded by the coding sequence ATGTTTGTATTGATATTTGTTACAGTTGGCTCACGTAATTACCCCTTTGACCGTTTATTTAAAAAATTAGATGAATTATATGAAGATGGTACAATTACGGATTCTATGTTTGCACAGGTTGGGGCCTCTTCATACCGGCCAAAACATTTTGAGTATGAAGATTTTATAGCACCGGAGGAATTTACAGAACGAGTGGAAGCAGCGGATATTGTAGTCAGCCATGGTGCTTCCGGTTCCATCATGAAGGCTTTAAATGCCGGTAAAAAAGTGATTGCAGTTACAAGACTTGAAAAATACGGGGAACATATCAACGACCATCAAATTCAGAATAATGAAGCCTTTGGAAGCAATCGTTTTGTTATTCCGGTATATGAGATGGAGGAATTAAAGAGTGCCTTTGAGAAAATTTATTCCGGTTATGATGGGTTACTTCCCTGGAGGAATAAAGATTCCATGGCCATTGTTAAAATGATAGATACCTTTATTACAAATAACTGGTGA
- a CDS encoding SDR family NAD(P)-dependent oxidoreductase, with product MTVLSGKTILITGAAGFIGSHLTKALLTTYDTVKVIGIDSMNDYYEVTLKEYRLKELHTKERFVFVKGNIADKEMVNQMFERYEPNVVVNLAAQAGVRYSITNPDAYIESNLVGFFHILEAVRHSYDTGNTPVEHFVYASSSSVYGSNKKIPYSTNDKVDNPVSLYAATKKSNELMAHAYSKLYDLQTTGLRFFTVYGPAGRPDMAYFDFTNKMVQGQKISIYNYGDMYRDFTYIDDIVTGIIRVLEKIPSVNEEGIKYKVYNIGNNKPEHLLHFVDTLEKCLMSEGIIHKPVRRELLPMQPGDVYQTYADVEDLVKEFGFKPGTSLEEGLRRFSKWYGEYYCKEK from the coding sequence GTGACTGTGTTATCTGGTAAAACAATCTTAATTACTGGGGCAGCCGGATTCATTGGCTCCCATCTAACAAAAGCTCTTTTGACCACATATGATACTGTCAAAGTCATTGGAATTGACAGTATGAATGATTATTATGAGGTAACTCTAAAAGAATACCGTCTAAAAGAATTACATACCAAGGAACGATTTGTTTTCGTAAAAGGAAATATTGCGGATAAAGAAATGGTGAATCAGATGTTTGAGCGTTATGAGCCAAATGTAGTTGTGAATCTGGCGGCACAGGCCGGAGTTCGTTATTCTATTACAAATCCGGATGCTTATATAGAAAGTAATCTGGTTGGCTTTTTTCATATTCTTGAAGCGGTTCGGCATTCTTATGATACAGGTAATACGCCGGTAGAGCATTTTGTTTATGCCTCAAGTTCCTCAGTGTACGGTTCTAATAAAAAAATACCCTATAGTACAAATGATAAGGTGGACAATCCGGTTTCTCTTTATGCTGCGACAAAAAAGTCAAACGAACTAATGGCTCATGCCTACAGCAAACTTTATGACCTTCAAACGACCGGTCTACGTTTTTTTACAGTGTATGGCCCTGCCGGAAGGCCGGATATGGCTTATTTTGATTTCACTAATAAAATGGTACAAGGACAGAAGATTTCTATATATAACTATGGTGATATGTATCGTGATTTTACCTATATTGATGACATTGTAACAGGGATTATAAGAGTGCTTGAGAAGATACCATCCGTTAATGAAGAAGGCATAAAATACAAGGTTTACAATATCGGGAATAATAAGCCGGAACATTTACTGCACTTTGTGGATACCCTTGAAAAATGTCTGATGTCAGAAGGTATAATTCATAAACCTGTAAGGCGGGAGCTTCTGCCTATGCAGCCAGGGGATGTTTATCAGACGTATGCAGATGTAGAGGATTTAGTGAAAGAGTTTGGTTTTAAACCCGGCACAAGCTTAGAGGAAGGTTTGCGTCGCTTCTCAAAATGGTATGGTGAATACTATTGTAAAGAAAAATAA
- a CDS encoding glycosyltransferase family protein, translated as MSKKIKYIAFYSDSKDTLQNRQAALAAVQKINYISDTLANSGYKVNIISPAWTDNKKGFYCGYSKRISNNIELTLFHTFSSGFKYIRMFKYIYSLMQLFFYLLFHVRKREQVLVYHSIALILPVQVAKFIKGFTLILEVEEIYQDLQYVNPIMKRLEYHLIHKADKLIFASKELNKKFNKDKKPAVTIYGAYTVQKDRKVSFLDNKIHVVYSGTLDPRKGGALAAIYAAKYLPDNYHVHILGFGSPEEIKDLTNRIEKINKTATAALTYEGIVYGEAYNQFLQKCQIGLSTYKSHEDFCNTSFPSKILTYLSNGLQVVAGQIQSIEDAPMGKLLHYYEQQTPQAIAEAIVSVDISRDYDSRSLVKELDILFKNDLNRLLKMKDTRKN; from the coding sequence TTGTCTAAGAAAATAAAATATATAGCTTTCTATTCAGATAGTAAGGATACATTGCAAAACCGGCAAGCAGCACTGGCTGCAGTTCAGAAGATAAATTATATTAGCGATACCTTAGCAAATAGCGGCTACAAAGTAAATATTATTTCGCCGGCTTGGACAGATAATAAAAAAGGTTTTTACTGTGGCTATTCGAAAAGGATATCAAATAACATCGAACTAACGCTCTTTCATACCTTCAGTTCTGGTTTCAAATACATCCGCATGTTTAAATATATATATTCTCTGATGCAGTTATTTTTCTATTTACTCTTTCATGTCCGCAAAAGGGAACAGGTTTTGGTATACCATTCTATAGCATTAATACTTCCTGTACAAGTTGCAAAATTTATAAAAGGTTTTACCTTAATTCTTGAAGTGGAAGAAATATATCAGGATTTGCAGTATGTCAATCCAATTATGAAGCGTTTAGAATACCACCTAATTCATAAGGCCGATAAACTTATCTTTGCTTCTAAGGAGCTTAATAAAAAGTTTAATAAGGATAAGAAACCGGCAGTGACTATTTATGGTGCTTATACGGTACAAAAAGATAGAAAGGTTTCTTTTTTAGATAATAAAATTCATGTTGTATATTCCGGCACCTTAGATCCCAGAAAAGGTGGTGCTTTGGCAGCGATTTATGCGGCTAAGTATTTGCCTGATAATTATCATGTACACATTCTTGGTTTTGGTTCCCCAGAAGAAATTAAAGATTTGACAAATAGGATAGAAAAGATAAATAAAACTGCAACAGCAGCATTAACTTATGAGGGAATAGTGTACGGTGAGGCGTATAATCAATTTCTACAAAAATGCCAGATTGGACTTAGTACCTATAAATCCCATGAGGACTTTTGCAATACTTCTTTTCCATCTAAAATTCTTACTTATCTATCAAACGGTCTGCAAGTAGTCGCAGGGCAGATACAATCCATAGAGGACGCACCTATGGGGAAACTGCTTCATTATTATGAACAACAAACACCCCAAGCCATTGCCGAAGCAATCGTATCCGTGGATATTAGCCGGGATTATGATAGTAGGTCTCTGGTAAAGGAGTTGGATATTCTGTTTAAAAACGACCTCAATAGGCTGCTGAAAATGAAAGATACGAGAAAAAATTAA